The Panthera leo isolate Ple1 chromosome D4, P.leo_Ple1_pat1.1, whole genome shotgun sequence nucleotide sequence TCAGGGTTTTAGATTGGCTTGTATTAAGATTAATTTAATGAAAAGTTAATTAAGAACCTTGATTTAACATCGGGGTAGTTTGCTAGAGCTATTGTTTTCAACAGCCAGCTGCCTTAATTCCCTTGGTCCTAGAGGGAGTTTTCCCTCAAAAATCTTATTGGAAATTAGAACCAGACATTGGTATACATCTTCAGTTTAACTTTCTATTCCTATTGTACTAGTTGCCTCCCCTTTTCGTTTAATTTTCTTACTTGTTAGGAATGGGAAAGcaggagctcctggctggctcagttggttaaatgtccaaatcttggtttcagttcaggtcacgatctcacggttcgtgggttcattggcctctgtgctgacagtgcacagcctgcttgggattctctctttccctctgtctttctgcccctcctccacttgctctctacctccctctcaaaataaataaaaataaactttaaaaaaaaataaaagttgtttttttttttttttttttttaaaaaggaagaggtaaaGCAATCTTTAGCTTTTTGCTTTTACCTTAATACATATTTAGGGGTGAACCaaatcagtggttcccaaacttggtTGCATATTAGAATCAGTCAGAGCCTTTTAAAGTGTAAATTCCAACCTAGGTGCACCCCACTCAGAGCACACTCATCCAGACACTAGACTCTGTCTGGGAAGCAGGGCCCTGGAAGGGTCAGAGCACACACACCTGTGTGGACATCACCTCCCCTACCAGCGAGAGGGGCCCTCTGGAAAGAAGAACGTGGGACAGGAGTTCAGGCACATTTGGAGACCCTTTGCTCCTCCATATTATTCAAATTGCGTGTGTTTTACTTGTGTGCATTATGTATTAAAaccttaacttaaaaaattataaatgaccCCACCCTCAAAAGAACCTGACTGAGGACGTCTGGGATAGGGTAAGGGGTCTATACgtctttctgaaataaaagcCCAGTGTTGGAACCTCAATCTTTACAATTTTGACAAATTCTAAATTTCTCTCTTAATCTGCCAGTAGGAGGATGAAGAAGGGTGGCCCTGCGGCAGCCGTGGCAGACCCGGGCCGGTGGCTCCGTGGGCAGTGAGCCCACAGCTGGCAGGGAGGGCAGAAACAGAGTTCAGAGCAGTCAGCCAGGGCCCCGCTGGGTCTTCCAGACCTCTGCTGTCAGTGTTAGAGGTTGGGTGTGAACTTGGCAGTGAGGCTCCAGCCTGGGCACAGGGTGGGAAGGCAGTGATGGGCGCTGGGCGGAACTGGGACGCTTTCTTGCAAGTTGTAGTTTCTGTTTAAGTTCTCATTCATCTTCCCCATTCTCCCCCCAAGAGCTGTCAGGAAGACCAATTTTCACTTTATCAAGGGTCTCTACTAGTAATTAAAATTGTGTATTGCTTGAGGAAACACAATGTTGAAATTATAGTAAATTCTGCATATAGCACCAAAATGGGATTTAATCTGccacaaaataatgttttaaaatagtgtttttttttaaattcaggtagactgtatttaaaacataaaacgtTGAAAGAAAGATAGTGGTACCTCAATAGAAGCCGGAAGCCCCTGTGGTAtaattctgaatttatttcttcCCAGACGCAGGTAGGATAAGCTCTTCAAAGATTTGAAAGCCAAAGGGTTGACGTTGGATTCGCTGAGATTGTTTCCTTCCAGTTCTAAGGTGACCAGCTGATTTAggtctacaaaaaataaaatacaattgtcagaatatgaagaaaatcaaAAAACCATGTAGTTCCTGTATCTTTCAAAATGTCATGTGAAATGTTCAGTTTATTTGGAGGGCAGATGTTGCTTCTTTGGCCTCCCCCTTACAGAGCTGTTTCCCAAGTGCTCTGTGCACCCTAGGTGCCCAGCTTAGCAAGATGCTGGGTGCGCGATCCAGTGCAGAGACAGGCCTATTGAGTGAGGGCGTCCCACAGAGGCAGCGAGCCCAAGTGAGCAGTAGAAGGTTGTGGAGGTCATTAAAGCATTGGCGAAGACGTGGACGCCCAGATGAAACAGCAGCATAATTAGGGATGGACGGAGGACAGGGGAGTGCTCTGCCTGGCAAATGTCAGTCTCTGAACAAGGGAGTTACAGCAGTGAATTCTCATCACAGTTGTTCACTTCCTGGCAGAGAGTGCAGCCAAATGCATGTTTGGAGAGGAGAATGATCAAGAATTCTCCACGCATTCAGACTGAGCTACCAAGAAAGGCCTTTATACAAATAAGTTTCCCTACATCATTTCCACTGGCCTCAGGAGTGGCATGATCCACATCAGCTGGAATCCTGAAGGAGAGTGGACGGCTCAGCAGTGATGATACCCAGAGGCATCTGAGTCAGACATTCAGGGTGTAACTTTGGGGTTGGTTCGGTGGCCAAGATTTCCAGAATAGGGATGTTTTCatattcagctcaagtcacgggCATTGCACTGAGCGCTCTGTACATCTCAGTTCCCTCTCTTAGGCATATTAGAGAGGCAAGACGTTGTCCAAGCAAGAGCAAGGGGCAGCGCCATCAGGGGCGCAGACCACACGAGTGGTGAGGCTGGACTCCCAAGCACAGGATGACGCAGAGAGAAATGGGaggctgaggcagccaggtgaaTACAGGCCGTTTCGAACTGGGTGGCTGTGCTCACAGCGTTGGCACAGGCCCCTTGTGCACCAGGCAGTGAGGAGCCtctgggcggcggcggcggcaggacAGGATGCTAGTCTGCGAGCCCGTGTGGCGTCACTTGAAGGGCTGAGAGGAAGTAGGAGGCCCAACCAGTAAACTGATAAGTGGTTATATTTCCTCATGTTCTCTCTAATTTCTGAAACTAGAGGTACTGAGAATCTAGCCCATTTATCTAGAACATAGTTGAAGTTTGGGAACATAATGGAAGTTTTCCCACGgaaaacagataataaaagtAGACCAGTAGCTGGTATGTGACctcacgagagagagagaaacgtaGCACCCAGTGTGAATTCATGATGTTACACGTGAGTTTACAGTTACCCTGGCTTACGTGTATGTTGTATGTGACAGGCAACACGCTGGGACTAGAGAAGCTTCCTGTGGGGTAGatgcagtgcaagagggtttgtAAGCAGGAAGTTGGTAGAAGTCCTTCCCGTTGTGGGGTGGGGGCCAACCTGGCAGGTCACGGACACGGGAGAATGCGAGTGGTGGCCACGCACAAGCACTGCTGGGGGGCTGCGTGCTCTCCCGGAAGCATCCGGTCCCTTTTGTTTCTGTGcacctttgcacgtgctgttgcTCTCCCTGCACCACCCCTCCTGCCCACTGCTCTGGAACTGTCTGCACCGTGAAGGGTCGCGAGTGAAGACCTGCCACAAGAGCACGTGGAGAGCAGCAGGCCACTGGCGGCCACACCAggggcctccctccctgcagaaAGAGCAGCATCTGGCAGCGGTGGAGGCCTGCGCTCAGGGGCCCCCTGCTTGCTGCCAGCTGGCTGACGGTCCACGGCAGAGGGCTCAGCACAGAATGTAGAGGCTCTCTGGGCACCGTCACCTGAGGCCTTCCTCATGGCCGAGGCCTCTATGGTGCTTGGACTGGGGAGAcgtgtgtgagggagggagcatgTGGAGAAGCCGCTGCCAGGACTATGTGAGCACAGCTCCCGGTAGGGGCTTCTGCCTTATAACACGTGGTCTAGAAAATGgagctagaggggcgcctgggtggctcagtcggttaagcgtccgacttcagctcaggtcacgatttcgtggtccgtgggttcgagccccgcgtcgggctctgagctgatggctcggagcctggagcctgcttccaattctgtgtctccctctctctctgcccctcccccattcatgctctgtctctgtctcaaaaataaataaaggttaaaaaaaaaaattaaaaaaaaaaaaagaaaatggagctaGAAAGGTGACCTCACGTGCAGTTAGCAGACACCCATCAGCGCGCTGGCCTAAATTCAGTGTTCCTTCGGCCTCTGCTTCGCCTAGCAGTTAGAAATTGCACTTTCTGGTGTCTTTTCCATATGACAAAGCCTATCACAGTTTGTGTGTATTGATGTATTTCATGTGCGCCCTGCAGTCCCATCTGGAAATAGAGTATTTCCAGAACTCTGTACTTTTCAGGCTTGGCATTTCTTAGGATTGCTGGTTTTCTTCCCATCACTGGAAGGGCTTTGTTCCTCGTGAGGTTTTTTGGGAGTAAAAAGAAATAGCGAAACTGGCTTATTCTTTTTaggcttaaaatatttcaaatcagaTAAACAGGAAGTGGTGAGCACTGTACTTCACGAGCTGTGCTGGACTGttgggaggatggaaggaagagttAGGCGTCTTTGTCTGGACACAGCACTTGGCCCCAGCAGAGACACCAGCCAGCATTTGTGAACAGCTTGCGTGGTGCTGCCTCTTTTATGCCGAGCTCGCAATGTGACAACTTCAGTTGTTCAGTTTGGTCCAGAATCAACCATGAGAGgagtaaataaattttatcaaGGTAAATGGTGATGTGGCCTAAAAAACTCACTAGTGCATCTGGCACTACTGTACATAAAGTTTCCACACGACCACAGAGGAAAAGGCCGTAAGGACATACATCAACCAAACGTTACATACCGGATAAGCTCTCTTCACTGATAGCCTGCAGACTGTTGTCATTGATCTTAAGTTCTTCTAATGCAGATGGTAAGTCAGGAGGAATCTCTACCAGATTGTTCCCGTCCATATTCAGGCGCAGTAACTTCTTCAGAAGCTTAAAAAGTGAATCTCGAGTTACCTTTTCATCTGGTATAGATGTGCAGTCACGCATGGCACTGAGTGCCCAGAGCGCAGCCCTGCTTAGCCTCACGGACCCGCCTGCCCTTTCTCGTGCCTGCGGGAAGCATTGTCAGCAACCTGTGTCTGATGATTTTGTGTCCCACTCACCTATTTCTCCTATTGTGGCTTtagtgagcaagagagagctcCTGTCACCACTGGACCAGTCACATTGGGCTACATCTTAGGTTTCCACCTTCTCGGCAGTAGACACAAGTTAATTAGATTATGTGGCGCTCTGAATCTGTCATGGATGCTAGCAATTAAGACAgcagtttgaggggcacctgggtggctcagttggttaagcgtccaacttcggctcaggtcatgatctcacggcttgtgggttcgagccccacgtcgggctctgtgctgacagctcggagcctagagcctgcttcggattctgtgtctcctctgtccgcccctcccctccttgtgctctctctctctctcaaaaacaaacatttaaaaaaattaaaacaaaagatagcAGTTTGAGTTCTTACAATATATCTGCACACCTCAATTTTCTAGTTACACTAAGTGGGAACAGTCATAAAATAGCACTAAGTGTTGTGGACCTTCTTCACAGTGGCTACAAATACCACAGGCTGCTCCTTCGTGGTGCCCACACAGTTCTGTTGGGAGGCACATGCCTGTGTTTGGGGTTGTGTGCTTGTAGAGCTCTGACGCCTCACTGGTGACTCAGCAGCACGTAGTCAAACTTGAGCAGtttgggaaggggacagaggaccccaaAACAAGAAAAGGAGATGCTCTcctatgtgtctgtctttctgaTCAAACGCAGCAGATGCGTGAGTCTCAGCTGACGCAGCAGGACAGGTGCCTGGAGCCCTGTCCTGTCCCAGCCCAGAAACTGCGTGGGAGCCAGGAACTGAGCACACTCGTGCCCAGCAATTTGTACAAAGGTCATAAAGGGGGTTGCAGTGTGTTTCATTGGGCTTCTTACAGCACACGTGTGTATTTGTTTACATACACAGACCCCTTCTTTCTTGTTTGCACCTTTGCTTCCCTGACACTCCTTGGGCCTCTTTCCTTTGCTCCCATTTTAGGAAATGTTTTAGTCAAACGCAAGTCTTCCAGAGGTTTACTCTCTGTTGTTTCCTGTCCTCTCGCCCTTGTCTTTCCCCCCACTGTCCCGTGCTGATTTTCATCTGAGCCCGTTTGTGTCTCCAGAACCCCGTGCTGCTCACAAGTTCATCAGGTCTTGCCCTCAGCACAAAATCACAAAGCTGTGTCTTTCTAGCCTGAACATGTAAATAAAGTTTCCAGATAAGCTCTGCTCATGTACTAAAAGACCATATTTAAACATACTTTCAGCTGTTTGAGGAGAGGCTGCTCCATAAGTTCAAAATACTAGTTTTGTCATTTTGCCGTTGTTGGTGCTCTATGGGTGAAGCATGGAAACCCACAGACCTTGATCAAGATAAAACTTGAGTGGCTTAGGGACATCACGGGGAGACTTTCTCCGGAAAAGGCTACAGTGAAAACACTTcagtctccttcccttccctgctgccaGGACAAAGCTGCCCGAGGGGGTCATCACTCACCAGGTAGAGTGTGTATACTTACCTTGAATGCTTTGGGCCCTATGCCCGGGGACGTGATATTATTTTTGCTCAGATCGAGCCTTTTCAAATTCGGCAGCCCATTAAATGCTTCATCAGGAATGGAGGTGATGGCATTGCCTGGAAAACAGCAGCTGTAACTTAGGCTCACGTGTGCACACAGACGTGCACGTACACATACGTGTACTCATGCACGTGCATAGATAGCGAGAGAGCTCTACCCTGGGGAGACAAGGACACCATCTATCTAAGCATACTTTCCCTTTGATGTGTCCTAGACCCTGGGCCAGAAATCCGAGACTGTTATCCATGAAATCCTGACACATCATTTACCTTTCTGAAATCTCCTTCTCTGAACGAGGAGCTCAGATGGCCTCCAGATCTAATGTTACAATTGTGTGGCCTCGATCTGTAGAAGTTTGTTCTACATGCTTTAATTTTATGGGATTTTGTTTTGACATTTAGTTAAGTGCAGTAGTCAATGACTTTACACCTAGAAAATGAGCTTCCCAGAAACAGGGAGTACTACAAAAACCAGGTGGTGACCTTCTTGTAAAACCAAGATAGTATGACTGGGCACAGGTCATTCCTTTTTCATGCACAGATTGGGTTTTCTTATGGCAGAGCGCACCTGATGTGCCGGCCTCGAGCGGGGGTGGATGCTGCTGGGCCTGAGGGGGTTCCCCAGGGATCCTTCGAGTGTGGTGTCCTGTCACAGACTGGCCGTCCTGAACCACAGTGTCCGACGTTGtctgttgagtgtgtgtgtgtgtgtgtgtgtgtgtgtgtgtgtttacaaggtcagttgttatttctctggTAGTTTACTTCTGTGGTTTCCCCTGAGGCGCATCCGAAACCCCATTCAGATTCTCTTACCCTTTGTGTTCAGGGCAGACAGACACACACCTGGTCCTGCCATTCGTGTGCTCAGAGCCCTTCTGGTGACCTCATATGAACAGGGAGGAGGACCAGACCCCACCATACCCGCCTGAACAGCTAACATGAGGGAGAGGCCGGTGGGGGGTGCTGGGCATCTCTGGCAGCAAGGCCGCAGCCAGCTTTGGGAACCGTGGGTGGTTTCCTGTAAAGTCAAACACGCATTTACTCTGTCAGTCAGCATTAACGAGAGGAAAACCAGGTCCACACGGGCCTCTGTGTGTGGATGTTTGTGGAACTGTCCGTACGGTCGCCCCACACTGGCCCTGACCCCGTACCCTCCAGCTGGCACCTGTGGTCTCTGCGCGCCGCACAGGCTCCTGAGGAGCAGCATCCAGACACCAAGTGAAAGAGGCCCAGCCAGGAAGACTGCGTGCCATGTGACCCCACTTGGGTGATGGCCATGGATGGCCAAACCCTGGAGGCGCGTCACCTCAGCAGAGaccaggggcggggtggggggggggggggtgcaagcgagtgtggggaggggatgggagttTTCTGCACCCTGAATGTAGGGTAGTTACACAACTGCACACGTCCCATAAGTTACCACACCTCAGTAAAGCCTACTTGAGGGAGAGTCAGTGGGAAATCATGATTTGATTTGGAGAAATTTGCTTACACGTAACTATGCTGTTTCTTCCACAAAGTTTATTTCTATGATCGAAGAGTGTTTAGGATCAGTTTATATTATGAAGTTAAAGTAGGACTCTCACAGGGCAAGGACAGAACAACATGCGTCCACGTCTCTTaccagcaagctccaggcttgTTATCTCTGGTGCCGTGAGTGGTGGCATCTGCGTGAGGCCCGCGCTCATGCAGCTGATGGTCCTGTAGGACAGAGAGCACCCGCTGGGCAGAGGTGGCATGCGTCTGGGAGGGGGGGGGACCCGGGGTCTTGAGGGCATCCTGAACACGTCTCCTCTGATGGTGTCATCGTGCTCCTCTTCGTCATcgccgtcctcctcctcctcgtcattgtcctccccctctccctcctctttctcctcctcctcctcccttgctGGGTGTCGTCTTTGATgggcctgcctcccctcctcgtggggtctctgctctcccccttctctgctccgCCCTTCACTGAGGGGTCTCCCCTGCTCTCCGGGGTCAGCGGTCTGTTTCTTCTGCTCCttatctttatcttctttaatttcttcttcatccTCCTCAAACCGAAGTTCCTCTTTTTGCAACACTGGGTTCATTTCCAGCGGACAAGGTGTCCGTTGCTTACAGGGTAAGTTGGTTGCTTCTCTTTGTTCTGAAGAATCACCAGAAAATTCACTTGTATCACTTACGGCTGTACCAGTGAGTGGCTGGGGAGAAGCTACCAACCATGGGGACACAACAGGGTTGGGTTGTGACgttagcaaaaggaaaaatcatagtGAAAATGAGGTTAGTAAATACTCTCTCCAGGTACTTGAGTGCGATATACACATGAGACaccttttgaaattttatttctaagactTGTTTTAGGCAATTTTTGTTTTGCCTGTggccttaatatttatttttactaaaatgcCTGGCTACCTGGTAATAAAGAGGGAATAATGTTGTTACATGATGCACAGTGATAAGCAGTCCTGTGTGAGGTTGCGACGTGATGAGGTGCGACCTTTATCATAGATACTGCTCAGTTAATTGGGGTTATTAACAGCGTAAGCGTCTGTACCGCCGAACATAAAAAAGTGAAACGTGTATTTTGCTTGCTTGTGGTAGTGAAACTGGCTTTTGTTTGTagatttattactatttttgtctGGTTTCCTTTCAGCCCCACGGGCCCAAAAGCATCTTCTGAAATTTAGAATTACAgagagtttttctctttctccctcccggACTCTCTAGTCTGATTTTCACTCTGTGACCTTCTGGAAGTCCTCCTGGACTCAGATGATGCTGTTGTAAGTGTGCACAGGGGTGCTCCCCACTTTTCTGTGATGATGGGGGCAGGATGGTCAGCGGCACACGCTCGCCTGCGTTCACACTGAGCAGCAAACGGGGCCGGCCCGACAGTCACCGGAGCTCAGGGAGAAGTGAGCTCCAGTGCGTGCATCCTTACTGAGTCATCTAGACATAAATCACCTGGGAAAGGAACTCAGAAAATGTAACTATCTGAAGGAATTACTTGAGATTTGGGCCCAGTATATATCATAAAGTCAGTGAGTTATTTTTTCACATCTCTGGCACGGCAtgcaaaggaaaacaggaaaaaattaaggaaaggaaACTAAAGCTATCatattgaaacatttaaaatcctTCCTGTATATCcaagtttatttttccaaaatagccACAGCATTTCAAGATTATTCCGAGTCCTTTGAAAAATGTCTGATAATTTCTAAATCTTGCCTGTATATTTggtgacattttttaaaggcataataCCTTAGTAAAATAAGTGTAAACCAAAATGCAATTCCTAAATATTCTAAAGTTCTTCTTGGTAGACAGCCTCTGTAGACACCCACCCTGTGACCGTCCATCTACCTCAACTATAGACCGGAAAAGATGTCTCTGTTCTTTCCCATCAGATTATTTACCACGTTTGTTTATTTCATCAATCACTAACTAGGCTCTTCCTGGGGACCTGCGCCTCCCTCTTGAGAGTCGTCTGTAACTCAGATATGAGCCCCATGAGCGTAGGGGACAGCAGACATGCACCAGGGCACGTGGCCAAGATGCGGGCCCTGCTTCAGGGCCATGCTCGCGCATGTCCCCAGATGACCCGAGCAGTAGTGAGAGCGAACAGGCTGGACGCATTGGGCTCTTTTCTCTCCAGATGCAAACcgcctctccctctgttccccaAGAGTTCTTCATCTTTGTTGGTGGTCTAAACGTACCCACCCTGAGTCAGATTAAGGGAGACCCCGCGTGTAATGTGGGAACTGTGGGCTATGTCAGCTTTGTCACTGCTTCTCTGAAGCTGAGAGTCTGTGTGCAGTGTGGTCTGGTCCAAGTTTACTCATTCTGACAGAGCTGGGACTATAAAGCCTAGATCGTTTAGTTCCGTCTCCTACCATGCATTTTCCCAAATAACGTCTATGTTTGTCATCACTGTGCCAGTATCTTCAGTACCTTAATGACTAGTTTaccataatttaatttaaaacttaaggcagtgacaaaacaaaatcaaatgtaaGTTGAAGACTCCATCACATGTGATATTTTGTTTCAGCTAAATACTTATACCGGTATCCACGCAGACTGGACAGCACTCTCCTTCCGGTGTGATCGTTTGGGGGCATGTCAGAGGGGGGCACACGGTTTCATCGCAAAGCACCCTTCCATTGGAGCAGAGGCAGGTCGTGCATGGCTCGGGAGACCACACAGCTTTGTTGTACATGGTCATCCCGTTTACCAGACAGTGTCCCTTCTTTCCTGAAAGAGAAGCAGGGACACAGTAAGTTCCTGCGTGTGTTTGCACACCAAGTACGTAGATCCAGAGATGTAACCCCCAGCGGGGCGTCCGCCTGCTCTCTCAGGCTCTGAGAGTGACCAGCC carries:
- the ECM2 gene encoding extracellular matrix protein 2 isoform X1, which encodes MKFAGLVCFLLLIICQTDFGQNEEAPRKQRRKMHHRRLRGSSSPARGSSRQLGDQQTMVTPGATRPLLNLDYSTEEKSDSFLGFLGVESSYNVLPGKKGHCLVNGMTMYNKAVWSPEPCTTCLCSNGRVLCDETVCPPLTCPQTITPEGECCPVCVDTASPQPLTGTAVSDTSEFSGDSSEQREATNLPCKQRTPCPLEMNPVLQKEELRFEEDEEEIKEDKDKEQKKQTADPGEQGRPLSEGRSREGGEQRPHEEGRQAHQRRHPAREEEEEKEEGEGEDNDEEEEDGDDEEEHDDTIRGDVFRMPSRPRVPPPPRRMPPLPSGCSLSYRTISCMSAGLTQMPPLTAPEITSLELAGNAITSIPDEAFNGLPNLKRLDLSKNNITSPGIGPKAFKLLKKLLRLNMDGNNLVEIPPDLPSALEELKINDNSLQAISEESLSDLNQLVTLELEGNNLSESNVNPLAFKSLKSLSYLRLGRNKFRIIPQGLPASIEELYLENNQIEEITEICFNHTRKINVIVLRYNKIEENRIAPLAWINQENLESIDLSYNKLYHVPSYLPKSLLHLVLLGNQIERIPGYVFGHMEPGLEYLYLSFNRLSDDGVDRVSFYGTYHSLRELFLDHNDLKSIPPGVQEMKALHFLRLNNNKIRNILPEQICNAEEDGDSTLEHLHLENNYIKTREISSYAFSCIRSYSSIVLKPQNVT
- the ECM2 gene encoding extracellular matrix protein 2 isoform X2, which encodes MKFAGLVCFLLLIICQTDFGQNEEAPRKQRRKMHHRRLRGSSSPARGSSRQLGDQQTMVTPGATRPLLNLDYSTEEKSDSFLGFLGVESSYNVLPGKKGHCLVNGMTMYNKAVWSPEPCTTCLCSNGRVLCDETVCPPLTCPQTITPEGECCPVCVDTEQREATNLPCKQRTPCPLEMNPVLQKEELRFEEDEEEIKEDKDKEQKKQTADPGEQGRPLSEGRSREGGEQRPHEEGRQAHQRRHPAREEEEEKEEGEGEDNDEEEEDGDDEEEHDDTIRGDVFRMPSRPRVPPPPRRMPPLPSGCSLSYRTISCMSAGLTQMPPLTAPEITSLELAGNAITSIPDEAFNGLPNLKRLDLSKNNITSPGIGPKAFKLLKKLLRLNMDGNNLVEIPPDLPSALEELKINDNSLQAISEESLSDLNQLVTLELEGNNLSESNVNPLAFKSLKSLSYLRLGRNKFRIIPQGLPASIEELYLENNQIEEITEICFNHTRKINVIVLRYNKIEENRIAPLAWINQENLESIDLSYNKLYHVPSYLPKSLLHLVLLGNQIERIPGYVFGHMEPGLEYLYLSFNRLSDDGVDRVSFYGTYHSLRELFLDHNDLKSIPPGVQEMKALHFLRLNNNKIRNILPEQICNAEEDGDSTLEHLHLENNYIKTREISSYAFSCIRSYSSIVLKPQNVT